One Bartonella kosoyi DNA segment encodes these proteins:
- a CDS encoding type II toxin-antitoxin system RelE/ParE family toxin — translation MKLIWTQVARVDRKKIREYISQDNPSAALKFDQLLSEKIEKLVKFPTLGRLGRVVNTREFIVHPNYIMIYDISDGVVRILRVLHTKQKFP, via the coding sequence ATGAAGCTAATTTGGACACAAGTAGCACGCGTTGACCGCAAAAAGATACGTGAATACATATCACAAGATAATCCTTCTGCTGCCTTAAAGTTTGATCAACTTTTATCTGAAAAGATAGAAAAACTCGTTAAGTTTCCTACTCTTGGTCGTTTAGGACGAGTTGTAAATACACGTGAATTTATTGTACATCCAAATTATATCATGATTTATGATATTTCAGATGGCGTTGTTCGTATTTTACGTGTGCTTCATACAAAGCAAAAATTCCCTTAA
- a CDS encoding CopG family ribbon-helix-helix protein, whose protein sequence is MAETTFTFRVDDVLKNEFSKAAKACDRSGAQLLRDYMRDIVKEQKERSAHDLWFREQVQLGINSANAGDIISSEEIEAEAKEWRLKIQSKLDRSTL, encoded by the coding sequence ATGGCTGAGACGACATTTACCTTTCGCGTTGATGATGTATTGAAAAATGAATTTTCCAAAGCAGCAAAAGCGTGTGATAGATCTGGTGCACAATTGTTGCGAGATTATATGCGCGATATCGTAAAAGAACAAAAAGAAAGAAGTGCACACGATTTATGGTTTCGGGAACAGGTTCAATTAGGGATAAATTCTGCTAATGCAGGCGATATAATATCTTCTGAGGAAATCGAAGCAGAAGCAAAGGAATGGCGCTTAAAAATACAAAGTAAACTAGATAGATCAACTTTATGA
- a CDS encoding helix-turn-helix transcriptional regulator: protein MTENDILLTDRESAKLLHMSVSTFRRHVTNGSLPKPLKFGFLSRWLQSDLLNVIEQAKQQRYNDVA from the coding sequence ATGACAGAAAATGATATTCTTTTAACAGACCGTGAAAGTGCAAAATTGCTTCATATGAGTGTCTCAACATTCCGCCGTCATGTTACCAATGGCTCTCTCCCAAAACCTTTAAAATTTGGTTTTTTATCCCGTTGGTTACAATCGGATCTTTTGAATGTAATCGAACAAGCAAAACAGCAACGTTATAACGACGTGGCATAA
- a CDS encoding tyrosine-type recombinase/integrase, which produces MALMNRLNARSVATLGAGKYNDGAGLLLHKRKDGGAQWILRYTLHGRRREMGLGALRHVSLKKARELANQWRSVLHEGRDPIKERNKQKREAISNLHYLKDIALDTFETRKAELKGEGKNGDWFSPLQLHILPKLGCLPVSEITQTEIRDTLAPIWHTKAGAARTALMRLKLCLKHAAALGLDVDLQATEKARALLGKQRHKITNRPAMDWRDIPAFYKTLCQTTAITQLALRLLILTGVRTHSLRYIHKDQVDGNIWTIPAENMKGKRDATTEFRVPLSTEAMKVIEHARCLSKSDFILSATGRAPLGESNMARYMQKTGLNACPHGFRSSLRDWLAETTDAPYEVAETILSHTVGGKVERAYRRTDYLEQRRVYMDKWAAYVTGQS; this is translated from the coding sequence ATGGCTCTTATGAACCGTCTGAATGCAAGATCTGTCGCAACATTGGGGGCTGGCAAATATAATGATGGTGCCGGCTTGTTACTTCATAAGCGTAAAGATGGAGGTGCTCAATGGATTTTACGGTATACCCTTCACGGGCGCCGTCGTGAAATGGGATTGGGTGCTTTAAGACATGTTTCTTTAAAAAAAGCACGTGAATTGGCAAACCAATGGCGTTCTGTTTTGCATGAGGGGCGTGACCCCATTAAAGAGCGCAATAAACAAAAGCGTGAGGCAATAAGTAATCTCCATTATTTAAAAGATATTGCTTTAGACACTTTTGAAACTCGTAAAGCTGAATTAAAAGGAGAGGGTAAAAATGGAGATTGGTTTTCGCCTTTACAACTTCATATTCTCCCCAAATTAGGTTGTTTACCCGTTTCAGAAATTACGCAAACAGAGATACGCGATACCCTTGCCCCTATTTGGCATACAAAAGCTGGAGCTGCTCGGACAGCATTGATGCGTCTCAAACTTTGTCTCAAACATGCGGCTGCACTAGGTTTAGATGTTGACTTACAAGCAACCGAAAAAGCACGTGCTCTTTTAGGTAAACAACGTCATAAAATCACTAATAGACCAGCAATGGATTGGAGAGATATACCCGCTTTTTATAAAACACTTTGCCAAACAACAGCTATAACACAACTGGCTTTGCGTTTGCTCATCTTGACAGGCGTTCGTACGCATTCCTTACGTTATATTCATAAGGATCAGGTTGATGGAAATATATGGACAATCCCTGCTGAAAATATGAAAGGAAAGCGCGATGCTACAACAGAATTTCGCGTACCTTTATCAACAGAAGCAATGAAAGTGATTGAACATGCTCGCTGTCTTTCCAAAAGTGATTTTATCCTTTCTGCAACCGGTCGTGCTCCTCTTGGTGAAAGTAATATGGCAAGGTATATGCAAAAAACTGGACTAAACGCCTGCCCGCATGGCTTTCGTTCTAGTTTACGCGATTGGCTCGCTGAAACAACCGATGCCCCCTATGAGGTCGCTGAAACTATTCTAAGTCATACGGTAGGCGGTAAAGTAGAGCGTGCCTATCGTCGTACGGACTATCTAGAACAGCGCCGTGTCTATATGGATAAATGGGCGGCTTATGTCACTGGGCAATCTTAA